A window of Deltaproteobacteria bacterium genomic DNA:
GCTGCTTTAGCGACCGTGGGTGTGTTGCTGACGTATGGGACTGGTGTCGCACTGTGGGGTGTGGAGGCCGGGGCAGTGGCAGCGGTGATATTGGCAACGAGTTTTGAGTGGAGTCGAGCAGCGACGACTGCACGGGTTGATATGACCCTCACTGTGTGTATGGTGGCTGCGTTCTTGTTCTTTCTCTTTTTGTACCGGCGAAAAGACGTACGACCCCGAGAGGCGTTCTTGTTCTATGTGCTCCTGGGACTTGCGACCCTGGCCAAAGGACCGGTTGGGGCGATCTTACCTGGGCTGACGGTGCTTTGCTTTCTTGCCGCGCGTCGTGACTTAACGTTTTTGCGACACCTCTATGTCATTGTCGGTGGATTCCTTGTGCTGCTGATTGCCGGGTCTTGGTACGGTTTGGCACTATGGCAAGGTGGCTACGACTTTTTCACCAAACAGATCATGAAAGAGAACGTCTTGCGCTTTTTCACGAGCGATGCGGGACATGAGCATCCTTTCTATTATTTTTTGCCGAACCTGTTTCTTGGTATGGCACCGTGGAGCTTTTTCTTCCCGCCTTTTGTCGTGTACATATACCGTCAGCGGCGTGTGTGGGCGGAAAAAGAATATCTCTATCTCATCGTTTGGATTGCTACCGTCTTTCTTTTTTACTCGGCGGCCAAGAGTAAACGCTCCGTGTACATTCTTCCCTTGTATCCCGCGGTTGCCTTATTGATCGGCGCCTGGTGGCAGGAGCTGCGCCACGGGAGTACGGTAATGTCGGGGCCGTTCTTTCGCCTCATTCAGGCGAGCGGGTATTTCTGTTTGCTGTTTGCGCTTGTGACGATTGCGGCGATCGGCGGTCAAGCGCTCGGGTACGATCCGTTGGGAGTGATTCGGCCGCTGTTGCATCCTCGTGACCAAAGCAACTTGCCGATGTTTACGGGGATTGTCGCGGCGCATCCGACAGCGTTTCTGTTGTGGAGTGCCATGACGGCTGGGTCCGTCAGCTTGTTGGTGCTTGGCATTCATCATCGCTATTGGGGATGGGTATTTAGCGGATTGGCGGCTTTTACGATTGGTGCTGTACTGCTGGTGAATAACGTGTTCCAACCCACGGTGGCAGCCACGCGTACCTACCGTCCATTTATGGAACGAGTAGTGACACGAGCAG
This region includes:
- a CDS encoding glycosyltransferase family 39 protein, translating into MRQQAVLTGVALTVLCLVLYWWGLGDVPFYTKGEPREATVVWEIYTTNEWILPLRNGHLIPSKPPLFHWLGTLVSYASGGVSEFSIRFPSAALATVGVLLTYGTGVALWGVEAGAVAAVILATSFEWSRAATTARVDMTLTVCMVAAFLFFLFLYRRKDVRPREAFLFYVLLGLATLAKGPVGAILPGLTVLCFLAARRDLTFLRHLYVIVGGFLVLLIAGSWYGLALWQGGYDFFTKQIMKENVLRFFTSDAGHEHPFYYFLPNLFLGMAPWSFFFPPFVVYIYRQRRVWAEKEYLYLIVWIATVFLFYSAAKSKRSVYILPLYPAVALLIGAWWQELRHGSTVMSGPFFRLIQASGYFCLLFALVTIAAIGGQALGYDPLGVIRPLLHPRDQSNLPMFTGIVAAHPTAFLLWSAMTAGSVSLLVLGIHHRYWGWVFSGLAAFTIGAVLLVNNVFQPTVAATRTYRPFMERVVTRAGQAPMFFFQAFDNGALYYSRRRIPQYDANLVQPGVGYFLLMRRSKWEEIAKLNAENFVLLDESEGTGPKDRHKLALVHTAKGAYVSIEEPVAPADEDEPEADAL